In a single window of the Oecophyllibacter saccharovorans genome:
- a CDS encoding nucleotidyltransferase domain-containing protein → MGRAKELFENGLMTAGEVAVHLLGSCRSLEQFSAYMFGSALRGIGEDIDILIVGPGGNALSQLKRELQVAGEFLPLHILYMLPSEERHTDFVAKEKCVSLEQVMVNDRALRAALRPTTR, encoded by the coding sequence ATGGGAAGAGCTAAAGAATTATTTGAAAACGGCCTGATGACGGCCGGCGAGGTAGCAGTCCATCTACTCGGTAGCTGCAGGTCCCTAGAACAATTTTCCGCCTACATGTTCGGTTCGGCTTTGCGTGGTATTGGTGAGGATATCGACATTCTAATCGTCGGGCCTGGTGGTAACGCACTTTCGCAGTTGAAGCGGGAACTTCAGGTAGCAGGCGAGTTTCTGCCACTTCACATCCTCTACATGTTGCCTTCCGAGGAGCGGCATACCGATTTTGTTGCGAAAGAAAAATGTGTATCCCTCGAGCAGGTGATGGTTAATGACCGTGCCCTTCGTGCGGCCTTAAGACCAACGACTAGGTAG
- the recJ gene encoding single-stranded-DNA-specific exonuclease RecJ: MTPRLPDAEHASFSTSNTPPAPATEAEALVFGVNASAGGRRWIWRLGPQDNTPGKSTTTQETAQEMIRQHRIGDLTARILAARGLMLEEVPAFLTPRLRDAMPDPSTLAGMDEAVARLARAVQGGETIGVFGDYDVDGACGTALLADTLRALGCTVCTHIPDRMKEGYGPNAPALQALMEQGATLLVCVDCGTTALDVLDSFEGQADRIVLDHHKPDLEPASGKARLPRGIVVNPNRPDCRSGLGHVCATAVAFLTMVGLQRQLRRQGWFETHPAPDLMAQLDLTALATICDVMPLRGLNRALVTQGLKVLEKGRRIGLAALAEVAGVRDMGNAMSCGFALGPRINAGGRIARAGLGLKLLLSTSLGEARAVAEELDGVNRKRQTVESHILDAALAQAQAQVEAGHAVILVHDETGKVTPEGATPQAWHPGVVGIVAGRLKERFNRPVLVGARVEDAQGRVSVKGSARSIAGLDLGEAVLAAQRAGLLLSGGGHAMAAGFALEEAQLPAFHAHLDQYLGEARTRPRQADLQLDGVVSLTGATIALARQLACLAPFGPGNPEPLLAVGHVRCVKADRIGRDGNTLRVLLQGEDGRARLKGLVFRASEKPFAALLEDRTMPLMHVAGHLRSEVWQERESVTFFIEDAAPA; this comes from the coding sequence ATGACCCCCCGCCTGCCCGATGCCGAGCACGCCTCTTTCTCCACCAGCAATACACCACCTGCCCCGGCCACGGAGGCTGAGGCCCTGGTTTTCGGCGTGAATGCCAGCGCTGGAGGGCGGCGCTGGATCTGGCGACTGGGCCCCCAGGACAACACGCCTGGAAAAAGCACCACTACACAGGAAACGGCGCAGGAGATGATCCGCCAGCACCGGATCGGCGACCTGACGGCGCGCATTCTGGCAGCGCGCGGTCTGATGCTGGAGGAGGTGCCTGCCTTCCTCACCCCCCGCCTGCGCGATGCGATGCCCGATCCCTCCACCCTGGCCGGCATGGATGAAGCGGTTGCGCGCCTGGCCCGTGCGGTGCAGGGCGGCGAGACGATCGGCGTCTTCGGCGATTACGACGTTGACGGGGCTTGCGGCACCGCCCTGCTGGCGGACACCCTGCGTGCGCTCGGCTGCACGGTGTGCACCCACATCCCCGACCGGATGAAGGAAGGCTACGGCCCCAATGCCCCGGCCCTGCAGGCTCTCATGGAGCAGGGCGCGACATTGCTGGTCTGTGTTGATTGCGGCACGACGGCGCTGGACGTGCTGGATAGTTTTGAAGGCCAGGCAGACCGCATCGTGCTCGACCACCACAAGCCGGATCTTGAGCCTGCAAGCGGAAAAGCGCGCCTGCCGCGCGGCATTGTCGTCAACCCCAACCGGCCTGATTGCCGCTCCGGGCTCGGCCATGTCTGTGCAACGGCGGTGGCCTTCCTGACCATGGTGGGGCTGCAGCGGCAGTTGCGACGGCAGGGCTGGTTTGAGACCCATCCTGCCCCGGACCTCATGGCCCAGCTCGACCTCACCGCGCTGGCCACGATCTGCGACGTCATGCCCCTGCGCGGGCTGAACCGCGCCCTGGTGACACAGGGGCTGAAGGTGCTTGAGAAAGGCCGGCGCATCGGTCTGGCGGCCCTGGCTGAAGTGGCGGGCGTGCGCGACATGGGCAATGCGATGAGCTGCGGTTTCGCCCTGGGGCCGCGCATCAATGCCGGCGGCCGCATCGCCCGCGCCGGGCTGGGGCTGAAACTGCTGCTCAGCACCTCGTTGGGCGAGGCGCGCGCCGTGGCTGAGGAGCTGGACGGCGTCAATCGCAAGCGCCAGACGGTGGAAAGCCACATCCTCGATGCCGCGCTGGCACAGGCGCAGGCGCAGGTTGAAGCCGGGCATGCGGTGATCCTGGTTCATGACGAGACCGGCAAAGTCACGCCTGAAGGCGCAACGCCCCAGGCCTGGCATCCGGGCGTGGTAGGCATCGTAGCCGGACGGCTGAAGGAACGCTTCAACCGCCCCGTGCTCGTGGGCGCACGTGTGGAGGACGCGCAGGGCCGGGTTTCAGTCAAGGGCTCAGCACGCTCCATTGCGGGGCTGGACCTGGGGGAAGCGGTGCTGGCGGCCCAGCGCGCCGGACTGCTGCTTTCAGGTGGCGGCCACGCCATGGCAGCCGGCTTCGCGCTGGAAGAAGCGCAGCTCCCCGCCTTTCATGCCCATCTGGACCAATACCTGGGTGAAGCCCGCACCCGCCCGCGCCAGGCGGACCTGCAGCTGGACGGCGTGGTGAGCCTGACCGGCGCCACCATCGCTCTGGCCCGTCAGCTCGCCTGTCTGGCCCCCTTCGGCCCTGGCAACCCCGAGCCCCTGCTGGCTGTGGGGCACGTGCGCTGCGTCAAGGCAGACCGCATCGGCCGTGATGGCAACACGCTGCGGGTGCTGCTGCAGGGCGAGGACGGTCGCGCGCGCCTCAAGGGCCTGGTGTTCCGCGCCAGTGAAAAGCCTTTTGCCGCCCTGCTCGAAGACCGCACGATGCCGCTGATGCACGTGGCAGGCCACCTGCGCAGCGAAGTCTGGCAGGAGCGCGAGAGCGTCACTTTCTTCATTGAAGACGCCGCTCCGGCCTGA
- a CDS encoding HNH endonuclease, which translates to MTQRKAIPAETKLRLFSEASGHCQNPDCLEPLFPVELGGAKHIAEMAHVVPHGEAGPRREDRPNDSFDPDVFENLILLCPTCHTKIDKDPASFPRNILLDWKENHLANLATKQGIRAYVNRCIAREAIAGFMAENKAIWNRFAPEHGTDFNYDPESEVAKGWSKRMRSVILPNNYRIQAIIRANLGLATEDERRIFAEFQEHVRGLAERHVCNVSGRAIRFPKAMEDMFL; encoded by the coding sequence ATGACCCAACGTAAGGCAATACCGGCGGAGACTAAACTGCGACTATTTTCTGAGGCATCTGGTCATTGCCAAAACCCAGATTGTCTCGAACCACTTTTTCCAGTCGAATTGGGTGGTGCTAAGCATATCGCTGAAATGGCTCATGTCGTTCCACATGGTGAGGCTGGGCCGCGTCGCGAAGATCGACCCAACGATAGCTTCGACCCTGATGTGTTCGAGAATTTAATCCTGCTTTGCCCGACATGCCACACGAAGATTGACAAAGATCCCGCTAGCTTTCCGCGTAATATTCTTTTGGATTGGAAGGAGAACCACCTTGCCAACCTTGCTACTAAGCAAGGGATTAGGGCCTATGTCAATCGCTGCATAGCGAGAGAGGCGATTGCCGGATTTATGGCCGAAAACAAAGCTATTTGGAACAGGTTTGCCCCGGAGCATGGGACGGACTTTAACTATGATCCAGAGTCCGAAGTTGCAAAAGGATGGAGCAAACGGATGCGAAGCGTTATTCTACCCAATAACTATCGGATTCAAGCAATTATCAGAGCTAACTTAGGGCTAGCCACGGAAGATGAACGTCGGATCTTCGCGGAGTTTCAGGAACATGTCCGCGGTTTGGCAGAACGCCATGTGTGCAACGTTTCTGGACGTGCGATCCGGTTTCCCAAAGCGATGGAAGACATGTTTTTATGA